Proteins from a genomic interval of Hoplias malabaricus isolate fHopMal1 chromosome 13, fHopMal1.hap1, whole genome shotgun sequence:
- the mapk3 gene encoding mitogen-activated protein kinase 3, whose translation MADSGSSAAVAGPGAAGSIGSGAGTGAAGVLPAGASGAAGSKLGLESVKGQNFDVGPRYTDLQYIGEGAYGMVCSAFDNVNKIRVAIKKISPFEHQTYCQRTLREIKILLRFRHENIIGINDILRARQIEHMRDVYIVQDLMETDLYKLLKTQQLSNDHICYFLYQILRGLKYIHSANVLHRDLKPSNLLINTTCDLKICDFGLARIADPEHDHTGFLTEYVATRWYRAPEIMLNSKGYTKSIDIWSVGCILAEMLSNRPIFPGKHYLDQLNHILGILGSPSQDDLNCIINMKARNYLQSLPQKPKIPWNKLFPKADSKALDLLDRMLTFNPIKRITVEEALAHPYLEQYYDPTDEPVAEEPFTFNMELDDLPKEKLKELIFEETAPFQATYQGS comes from the exons ATGGCGGACTCTGGCAGCAGCGCAGCAGTGGCCGGGCCCGGAGCCGCGGGCTCGATTGGTAGCGGCGCCGGGACCGGAGCAGCAGGAGTGCTCCCTGCGGGAGCCAGCGGAGCCGCAGGATCCAAATTAGGCCTGGAGTCCGTCAAAGGACAAAATTTTGACGTTGGTCCTCGCTACACTGACCTCCAGTACATCGGGGAGGGGGCCTACGGCATGGTCTG TTCCGCATTTGACAATGTGAATAAGATCAGAGTGGCCATTAAGAAGATCAGCCCGTTTGAGCACCAGACCTACTGCCAACGCACCCTGAGGGAGATTAAGATCTTGCTGCGGTTCCGACATGAGAACATCATCGGCATCAATGACATTTTGAGAGCACGCCAGATTGAACATATGCGAGACGT CTACATTGTCCAGGACCTGATGGAGACAGACCTGTACAAGCTGCTGAAGACCCAGCAACTCAGCAATGACCACATCTGCTACTTCCTGTACCAGATCCTGCGTGGGCTGAAGTATATTCACTCTGCCAATGTCCTCCACAGAGACCTGAAACCCTCCAACCTGCTCATCAACACCACCTGTGACCTCAAG ATCTGTGATTTTGGTTTGGCACGGATAGCTGACCCAGAGCATGACCACACTGGATTCCTCACAGAATATGTGGCCACTCGCTGGTATCGTGCACCTGAGATCATGCTCAATTCCAAG GGCTACACAAAGTCCATTGATATCTGGTCAGTTGGTTGCATCCTGGCTGAGATGTTGTCTAACAGGCCCATTTTCCCAGGAAAGCATTATCTGGACCAACTCAATCATATACTAG gTATCCTGGGCTCCCCCTCTCAGGATGATCTTAATTGTATCATCAATATGAAGGCCAGGAACTACTTGCAGTCTTTGCCCCAGAAACCCAAAATTCCCTGGAACAAGCTCTTCCCCAAGGCGGACAGTAAAG ctcTGGATTTGTTGGACCGCATGTTAACATTTAACCCTATCAAGCGTATTACTGTGGAAGAAGCACTGGCCCACCCTTACCTGGAGCAGTACTATGACCCCACTGATGAG CCTGTGGCTGAGGAGCCTTTCACATTTAACATGGAGCTAGATGACCTTCCTAAAGAGAAGCTGAAGGAGCTCATCTTTGAGGAGACGGCACCATTCCAGGCTACCTACCAAGGCTCCTGA